ATGACATCTCGTGAAAGCACTCGGCCTCTGGCCAGTACACGGCGGCCTCTGCTTACAAGGCACAATTTTTGGGCCTGATTCTTTCCCCCATGGACCAAATGGTTTGGAAGGCCTGGGCGCCACCGAAAGTGAAGTTTTTTGCTTGGCTTGCGATTCAGGACAGAATTTGGACTGCCGACCGGTTGGCCAAGCGAGGGTGGCCAAATTGCGGTCCTTGTCCATTGTGCAAGGGCGTGCAGGAATGTGGGCCACATCTCCTCTTCAAGTGCCGCTACTCTCTGAGGCTCTCGAGGTTGGTCATTCAGAGATTTGGCATTGACGACATGGACACGACCTCATGGCACTTGATGGACTCAGTTGAGAGCTGGTGGGTGAGTACATGCGACGTCGGCACTACAGACAGGAAGGCCAAGGCGTCAATTaccatgctcgtgtcatgggtAATCTGGAACAAGAGAAACGCAAGAGTATTTCGGCACAAGAGCGCTCCTCCACCAATTCTGCTCAACTCCATTGTGGCCGAGGCAAGTCTTTGGGTCACCGCCGGGGCAAAGAAGTTAGGGTCTTTTATTTTGCGAGAGTAATTGCCATGTCGCGTAAAGGGTGTGTGTTGTAAAGAAAAAACTCTATTCTCTTCTTAATTAAtgcatgaggcaaagcttttgcctccgtttcaaaaaaaaataatTGGTTGGAATCTCTGAATTCTCGGCATCCCATCGTTCGctatctgaagattttcagtttcatATAAAGGATAGGATAGATTTCCAGTAAGACAGGACACAAATTCTCTACAAGTGTGACATTTTTGCAGATCTACATGCAAAAGTGCTTACATATCATGGCACACTCTGAAATTACATGCATCACTGACAGGAAAGCCAACAATTCTCCCATTCCTTCATAGCCGGGCGGGATAATAGAGATGACAAAACTATAATGCGATCTTTGCACATGAAACCCTGCCACTTATGCAAGTACGACATCGCCACCATCATCGTGCAGGGGCTGTTGCCATTTTGCTTCAAAGTCCTCCAAGTACTCTCTGCTGTTGAGCTCTGTCAACCTGTAACAacacagagcaaatgaagggggcaAAACAGGCTTAAGACAAAACTATAATTCAGAATAAGAGCTGATATAACCTGGTAAAGCACATTCCACATTACCTGCTAATCGTACGATCTTTGGCAAATCCTAGCTCATTGTCCACACAGAGATCGGGATCATCACTTTTGCGCGAGCGTGAAGATCTAGGTGCACTCTTTTGTGCTTCAGCAACTGTCACGATGTTCTCGAATAGCTCTATCGGCTCAGCCTCAGCTGTGCATAACAGCCTCGCCTTGTTCTCGTACATTACCTGAAAAGCATTATCGCCGTCAGATTCTCTGTGCTGCCGGTATACAGTATACATGCATATTAGTAGAATATTTTAGATCAAAAATGGAAATTGATTCCAATTGTCCACCTTTTTTATATAAGTATAGGTCAACACTAGCTTCAGGAGTAGGCTCTTTAAAAATGCTAACATGAGAAAGGGCACTATTACTGACGAAAGTGTATATCTGCCAAGCATGCATGTTTCAGGTCTTCAAGGTGTCTAGTTCCAAATTAGAACGGAAGGATGTCTAAACACAAAGCTAAGGCAGGATTAAAACAAAAGGATGACAGACTAAGGAAAGACGAAACATACATCAACCAATGTGACAAACCGATACGCTGCTGTTCTGTTATGATATCCAAACTTAGGGACACCTTCAACTGCAAGGGTGTGAAACTTCTCTGCACATTAACATTTTGGTGTCAGCCAGATCACATTAacggtcttatatttctttacggagggagtagcattttgTAATCCCTAACTGAAACTGCAATGAACAACTATACTTACTAAATAGCCCGAAATAATCTGCTGCGCCTATAGGTCTGTCACAAAGATCTTCAAACTGGAAATATGCACACCCATTTGCTCCCAGTGGGACCTGCATAGCCAAGGTTCAGTAGTTGCAGAGTGATTACATGAAACAAAAAGCAACCAACTCTGAATATCTAACTTCCAAGACCTGCAAATGTCGTCCCATAACGACTTCAACTGTTTGAGGAGTAGGTTCCTCATCTCCAATCAAAGATTGGAATTTCTGTTTAAGAACTGTACTGCAGTCGTTTCCAATAAAATAGAAACCTTCTCCAGCCTGCTCATAAGATCGAAGATGTCATGAAAGGGAAAACTGGAAAAAACAAATGCATAACTTGCAACAGTAGGCAACATACCGAACCCAGTTGACGGTAGTCTACTGCGGAGCCAATGGGGTGTGAAATGCACCTTTCCTGCAACAATCCACAAAAATTAACATGAGCACACTAGCAGATTGAACTTCAGACAGCAGAGAAACTGACAAATAAAACAACACGTACTTTCAAGGTGTCAATGAAAGGTAAGAAAAGGTTTCTCTGCAAGCCACCTTCGTATAGCTGATCTGGAGCACGATTAGAAGTCGAAACTAGAATCTGAACACAAATAACAatgcaaaagaatcaatgcaaaatactGAGGTATTCTTGTGTGAGTAACAAGGTTGATTCAGTGCCATAAGAAAATATAAATGCAGTCGTCACATACAACGCCTTTGCTGAACAGATGTCTGAACAGACGGTTCAATATCATAGCATCAGCAACATCAGTTACCTGTAAAGTATGTTCCGGATGTGTTAGTAAACAAGCATTCAAAGCTAATACAACTATCACAGCAAGGATACACATACCATAAACTCATCAAGACATAATATTATGGCTTCATCTGAAATCTCAGCTGCTACCATATCAAGGGGATCTGAAACACCTTTATGCATCTGCATGTAGATGAATGTTTATGAAGAGATCTAGACTGAAGAAGAAAGATGAATATCTCATAATCACAAAAAATACCTGCAGACGACTATGAACATTCAACATGAAATCGTGAAAGTGAATTCGCTTTTTCCTCCAATTAGCTGGCCTGACAAGAAGTAGTACTGTCAGGATAGCAATGGATTATTGAAGAAATGCATAAAAGGGAAAATATGTGCAAGTACCAAGTTGTTGTCTAGTTAATACCACATAGCAAAAGAACCAAAGGAAGATAGGCTACAGTTTATTTTCCAGGCATCTTCATCAGAACTTAGACAACATTGGTTATGTTGATTAATAAAATTACAATGGTCACCATTGGTTCCTAACAGTTGGAAGTTTGAACTTAGACAGTAAATGGAGCCCACAGCTTGTCAACTGCTTCTAGGCATGTCTCAAAATTACTATGACTGTCTATGAAGAGATCAAGTCTTCAGTATGTACGACTAAATTGATGAAAGAAAAGAAAATTACTGTTACTACTTGTGTGTATTGGTTTCACATGTAATTTGTCTTAAAAAATGTGAAGACCATTGAAAAGTGAATATAATAACTTCGGCCTGTTTAGTTGCATACGAATGTGAACTGTTATATGAACGCATTCAGGTAAATCAATCTAATAGAAGAGCACTAAATGTATTTCTGAACTGATACACCGCCATGAATATATGTGGTGACATGTTCAGCACTAATGTGCACTTTCAAGTTCATGATTTGGTTATCTTAAAGCAGCACAAAATAAGTCCAAAAATGTTATAACTGATTCACTTACAGTTGCTCATAGAACAGGTCCATAAGCATCGTCTTCCCTGTACCAACCCCTCCATATAGATACAATCCCTTTACTGGTGATTGGGTAGAAGGCTGAGCAATGAGGCGAGACCATAGCCACCTTCTCCTGTCAAACAGAAACCACTATGGTTAGGATCACTCTGATCGGTCCCTTGCTTACTATGTGAATTCACTG
The sequence above is a segment of the Triticum dicoccoides isolate Atlit2015 ecotype Zavitan chromosome 1A, WEW_v2.0, whole genome shotgun sequence genome. Coding sequences within it:
- the LOC119290107 gene encoding AFG1-like ATPase, with protein sequence MRATVARSLRQLRRLARHHAEGRAPINRLTRQQNALILRSSASRSLCTVRQNDEHGRFVSPAVESLRNMFSTAAADSIKDVPRGGPMVEYEKRIASGDLVDGDSFQVDTIQQLQRLYEDLVENEEACQLDRYQSSEKSGRRRWLWSRLIAQPSTQSPVKGLYLYGGVGTGKTMLMDLFYEQLPANWRKKRIHFHDFMLNVHSRLQMHKGVSDPLDMVAAEISDEAIILCLDEFMVTDVADAMILNRLFRHLFSKGVILVSTSNRAPDQLYEGGLQRNLFLPFIDTLKERCISHPIGSAVDYRQLGSAGEGFYFIGNDCSTVLKQKFQSLIGDEEPTPQTVEVVMGRHLQVPLGANGCAYFQFEDLCDRPIGAADYFGLFKKFHTLAVEGVPKFGYHNRTAAYRFVTLVDVMYENKARLLCTAEAEPIELFENIVTVAEAQKSAPRSSRSRKSDDPDLCVDNELGFAKDRTISRLTELNSREYLEDFEAKWQQPLHDDGGDVVLA